A region of the Nitrospirota bacterium genome:
CGAGGTCCTTTCTCAGTATCTCTACTTCCTCTATTTTTTCAACTTCAGGTTCAGATATACCAGATAGTTCTTCCTTTTTTTCCTCTTTTTCCTCCATTTTTGCCTTCTCCTTATTTCGCCGATAAAATCTGTGTGAGGGTTTTAGCGGTATGGTCAACAATTGAAATTACATCTGAATAGTTCATCCTGGTCGGGCCTATTATTCCGATAGAACCGAGAGTACGTCTGCCATCATTATATGTAGAGGCTACTATACTTAAGTCTTTCATTTCAGCAAATGGATTTTCGGAGCCTATAAAGACCTGGATACCATCTAACCGCATTATCTCGTCGAGGAATTTTATTATAAGATGTTTATCTTTAATTGCGTTGAAAAGTTCTTTTATCCGTGCCATATTAGCAAAATCCGGCAGGTCAAAGGCTTCATAGATGCCGTCAATATATAGTTCATTATTCGCCACTGCGATGGCTTCATTACACAGTTTCAGGGCATTGGATATAAGTCTATCACAGATGGTTTTTTCCATGGATATCTGTAATATTATTTTAGCACTTACTTCCTCAAGAGTAAGACCCTTGAATTCGTAGTTCAGATATTCAGTTATTTTATCTAAATCTTTCTGGGAAAAGTTTTCTTTGACACTAAATATTCTGTCTCTTACTATACCTTCTTCCGATATAAGAATCCCCAAAATCTGGTCTTTTTTATGCTTGATAAACTCAATTCTTTTTAAAATCATCTCCGAAGGTTTTGGCAACGTTGCTACCCCGAGGTAAT
Encoded here:
- the hrcA gene encoding heat-inducible transcription repressor HrcA, whose amino-acid sequence is MTELNERNRKILWAIIQSYINLHEPVGSRQVTKKYSLGLSPATIRNIMADLEEQGYLSQPHSSAGRVPTDKGYRVYVNTLIKEYDPSFNKDTLNELTCKLECITKDIIRLIRETSKTLSMLSHYLGVATLPKPSEMILKRIEFIKHKKDQILGILISEEGIVRDRIFSVKENFSQKDLDKITEYLNYEFKGLTLEEVSAKIILQISMEKTICDRLISNALKLCNEAIAVANNELYIDGIYEAFDLPDFANMARIKELFNAIKDKHLIIKFLDEIMRLDGIQVFIGSENPFAEMKDLSIVASTYNDGRRTLGSIGIIGPTRMNYSDVISIVDHTAKTLTQILSAK